Proteins co-encoded in one Octopus bimaculoides isolate UCB-OBI-ISO-001 chromosome 9, ASM119413v2, whole genome shotgun sequence genomic window:
- the LOC106878115 gene encoding partner of bursicon-like: MHILSSLLVLLASLHHISSQDCQTLRSEINVNKYVNTVYRGRHVEVRCTGRLALNKCEGTCWSYESPSVTDPRGFKKKCNCCREKKLVSRKIVLDECYESVTGTYLHGLYPTISIKEPIQCVCRECASFI; the protein is encoded by the exons ATGCATATTCTATCGTCACTCCTTGTCCTGTTGGCCAGTTTACACCACATCTCTTCTCAAGACTGTCAGACACTACGCTCTGAAATCAACGTCAACAAATATGTCAACACCGTCTACCGTGGACGACACGTCGAGGTACGGTGCACGGGTCGCCTGGCTTTGAATAAATGCGAAGGAACTTGTTGGTCCTATGAATCACCGAGTGTTACAGACCCACGTGGATTTAAAAAG AAATGTAATTGTTGTCGGGAAAAGAAACTCGTGTCACGCAAAATTGTCTTGGATGAATGTTACGAGTCTGTGACAGGGACTTACCTTCACGGCTTGTACCCAACCATTTCCATCAAAGAACCCATACAATGCGTTTGCAGAGAATGTGCCAGTTTCATTTGA